One window from the genome of Bacillus weihaiensis encodes:
- a CDS encoding cell division FtsA domain-containing protein, which translates to MNNTDLTFALDIGTRSVVGLMLKEEDGYYYIIDTVIKEHDKRAMLDGQIHDVLAVANVITDIKHELEATHGPLKKVCVAAAGRALKTERAVASFEIQGKPMIQKEDILHLELMGVQIAQQQLAQHDEQDFAHHYDCVGYSVLHYLLDGEEIGSLIDQQGDEASVEIIATFLPKIVVESLLAALNRADLEMEALTLEPIAAINVLIPESMRRLNVVLVDIGAGTSDIAITDLGTIISYGMVPIAGDEITEAMSDEFLLDFPKAEEAKRQLSTQESITVTDILGFETEIPKEEAISKISHAIDKLALAIKEEIYLLNNGIAPKAVMLVGGGSLTPSLPSRLSQLLGLPENRVAIRGIDAIQQLKLADHVQKGPELVTPIGIAVSSKQNPIQYISVKVNDRAVRLFHMKTLTVADSLLASGIQVNRLYGKPGMALIVNLNGQTITIPGEHGTPPIMKKNGILCSLEDGIKHGDHILIEKGCDGNTPKIPISQLLDEVPSKAISLNGEIYSVHASILVNQKTTSLDTILTDRDQVICTIPSSISDALESIGFYDDLLNVKPFSIELDDNVVQLEAFSGKLYKNGLLSSKEAKVEHGDVLVVKPIKTPTLQEFILESDLFSKQTLPIFFNDQELVLERELTEFYRKEKKLSYDDLIYNGDQVKTKRKPVTSFIFQDLFTIIDIDIPSTGNTQFQLLKNKQEVSFQEPLSPGDHLTIKWL; encoded by the coding sequence ATGAATAACACAGATCTTACTTTTGCTCTCGACATTGGAACTCGATCCGTTGTTGGCTTAATGCTGAAGGAAGAAGACGGATATTACTATATTATCGATACTGTCATCAAGGAGCATGATAAACGAGCTATGCTTGATGGTCAAATCCACGATGTTCTCGCTGTGGCAAATGTTATTACCGACATCAAACATGAGCTAGAAGCTACTCATGGCCCTCTTAAGAAAGTATGTGTAGCTGCTGCTGGACGCGCCTTAAAAACAGAACGAGCTGTCGCATCATTCGAAATACAAGGAAAGCCTATGATTCAAAAGGAGGATATCCTTCACCTTGAGCTAATGGGTGTACAAATAGCACAACAACAGCTTGCTCAACATGATGAACAAGACTTTGCCCATCATTATGATTGTGTAGGATATTCCGTTCTTCATTATTTACTAGATGGTGAAGAAATTGGAAGTCTTATAGATCAACAAGGTGATGAAGCATCTGTCGAAATTATCGCCACCTTCCTTCCAAAAATTGTTGTTGAATCTCTCTTAGCTGCTTTAAATCGAGCAGACCTAGAAATGGAAGCATTAACGCTGGAACCAATTGCTGCAATTAATGTCCTTATCCCTGAATCAATGAGACGATTAAATGTCGTCCTTGTTGATATTGGTGCTGGAACTTCTGATATCGCCATCACTGATCTTGGGACGATCATTTCATACGGAATGGTGCCAATCGCAGGAGATGAGATAACAGAAGCAATGTCTGACGAATTCTTATTAGACTTTCCTAAAGCAGAAGAAGCAAAACGTCAACTATCGACACAAGAGAGCATCACGGTTACAGATATATTAGGATTTGAAACAGAAATTCCCAAAGAAGAAGCCATTTCTAAAATTTCTCATGCTATTGATAAACTTGCCCTAGCAATAAAAGAAGAAATTTACCTTCTTAACAATGGCATAGCACCTAAAGCCGTTATGTTAGTCGGTGGAGGTAGTTTAACTCCCTCTCTCCCTAGTAGACTCTCACAATTACTTGGATTACCTGAAAACAGAGTAGCTATTAGAGGCATTGATGCCATCCAACAATTGAAGCTTGCTGACCATGTACAAAAAGGACCAGAGCTTGTAACACCTATTGGTATTGCTGTATCCTCTAAGCAAAATCCCATACAGTATATTAGTGTGAAGGTCAATGATCGTGCCGTTCGACTATTCCATATGAAAACCCTAACAGTAGCAGACAGTTTATTAGCTTCAGGTATTCAAGTGAATAGATTATATGGAAAGCCAGGTATGGCACTTATTGTGAATCTAAACGGACAAACGATTACGATTCCAGGTGAACATGGTACTCCACCAATTATGAAGAAAAATGGAATTCTTTGTTCTTTAGAGGATGGAATCAAACACGGAGATCACATATTAATTGAAAAAGGTTGCGATGGAAACACACCAAAAATTCCAATTTCTCAGCTTTTAGATGAAGTTCCTTCTAAAGCGATCTCACTTAATGGAGAAATATATAGTGTTCATGCTTCTATACTAGTAAATCAAAAAACAACTTCTCTTGATACCATTTTAACTGACCGTGATCAGGTTATTTGTACCATCCCTTCATCTATATCAGACGCTTTAGAAAGTATCGGATTCTATGATGATCTTTTGAACGTTAAACCATTTTCAATTGAATTAGATGACAATGTTGTTCAACTCGAAGCTTTTTCTGGAAAATTATACAAGAATGGACTTCTTTCCTCCAAAGAGGCTAAGGTTGAACATGGAGATGTTCTAGTGGTAAAACCAATAAAAACTCCTACGTTACAAGAATTCATTCTAGAATCAGATTTGTTTTCAAAACAAACTCTTCCTATTTTCTTTAATGATCAAGAGCTTGTTCTTGAAAGGGAACTAACCGAGTTTTATCGTAAGGAGAAAAAATTGTCCTACGATGATCTAATCTATAACGGTGATCAAGTAAAGACAAAACGTAAGCCTGTTACATCATTTATTTTTCAAGACCTTTTTACCATTATTGATATTGATATTCCATCAACAGGAAATACTCAATTTCAATTATTAAAAAACAAACAAGAGGTTAGCTTTCAAGAACCGTTATCTCCAGGTGACCACTTAACGATAAAATGGTTATAA
- a CDS encoding bifunctional 3-deoxy-7-phosphoheptulonate synthase/chorismate mutase, with product MSNAELEALRERADEINLQILKLINERGRVVQEIGKKKESQGVHRYDPVRERKMLDSIKEYNDGPFENSTLQHIFKEIFKAGLELQEDDHSKALLVSRKKKPEDTIVEVNGVRIGDGSQSFIVGPCAVESYEQVAAVAEQAKKQGIKILRGGAFKPRTSPYDFQGLGLEGLKILRRVGDEYGLAIISEIVNPADIETALDYVDIIQIGARNMQNFELLKAAGAVRKPVLLKRGLAATIDEFVNAAEYIISQGNDQIILCERGIRTYERATRNTLDISAVPILKQETHLPVFVDVTHSTGRRDLLVPTAKAALAIGADGVMAEVHPDPAVALSDSAQQMDFDQFDTFMKELKSFVKVKA from the coding sequence ATGAGTAATGCAGAATTAGAAGCATTAAGAGAGAGAGCAGACGAGATTAATTTACAGATTTTAAAGCTGATAAATGAGCGAGGAAGAGTAGTACAAGAAATTGGTAAAAAGAAGGAATCACAAGGTGTACATCGTTATGATCCTGTTCGCGAACGTAAAATGTTAGATAGTATTAAAGAATATAACGATGGTCCATTCGAAAATTCAACTTTACAACATATATTTAAAGAAATCTTTAAAGCTGGTCTAGAATTACAAGAAGATGATCATAGTAAAGCGTTATTAGTATCACGTAAGAAAAAACCTGAAGATACGATTGTAGAAGTTAACGGAGTTAGAATTGGGGACGGTAGTCAATCGTTTATTGTTGGACCATGTGCAGTTGAAAGTTACGAGCAAGTAGCCGCTGTTGCGGAACAAGCGAAAAAGCAAGGAATTAAAATTCTACGAGGAGGAGCATTTAAGCCTCGTACTAGTCCATATGATTTCCAAGGACTTGGTCTTGAAGGGCTGAAAATCCTTAGAAGAGTTGGAGACGAATATGGTTTAGCAATTATCAGTGAAATTGTCAATCCAGCTGATATTGAAACAGCATTGGACTATGTTGATATTATTCAAATCGGAGCACGTAATATGCAGAATTTTGAGCTATTAAAAGCTGCCGGTGCGGTTCGTAAGCCAGTCTTATTAAAACGCGGATTAGCTGCTACAATTGATGAGTTTGTTAATGCAGCAGAATACATTATCTCACAAGGTAATGATCAGATTATCCTTTGTGAACGAGGAATTCGTACGTATGAACGAGCAACAAGAAATACATTAGATATTTCAGCAGTACCAATTCTAAAACAAGAAACGCACCTTCCTGTATTTGTTGATGTAACTCACTCAACAGGTAGACGTGATTTGTTAGTTCCTACGGCTAAAGCAGCTCTTGCTATTGGTGCAGACGGAGTTATGGCTGAAGTACATCCAGATCCTGCAGTAGCATTATCTGACTCAGCACAACAAATGGATTTCGATCAATTTGATACATTCATGAAAGAATTAAAATCATTTGTTAAAGTTAAAGCATAA
- the ccpA gene encoding catabolite control protein A, with product MSSVTIYDVAREANVSMATVSRVVNGNPNVKPTTRKKVLDAIDRLGYRPNAVARGLASKKTTTVGVIIPDISSIFYSELARGIEDIATMYKYNIILSNSDQNKEKELHLLNTMLGKQVDGIVFMSGNVTEELVEQFKRSPVPIVLAASVDLTNTTPSVNINYEQAAYDVISMLIEKGHNRIAYVEGPAEEPVNRLKKSVGYRRALEDAGIAFDEELIFDGDYTYDSGIEAFEKIDLLSEKPTAIFVGTDEMALGVIHGAQDRNYSIPEDIEVVGFDNTRLATMVRPQLTTVVQPTYDIGAVSMRLLTKYMNKEEVENNVVELPHRIEYRQSTKK from the coding sequence ATGTCAAGTGTTACAATATATGATGTTGCTAGAGAAGCGAATGTTTCAATGGCAACCGTTTCCCGTGTAGTGAATGGAAACCCAAATGTTAAACCAACAACAAGAAAGAAAGTATTAGATGCAATTGATCGTTTAGGTTACCGTCCAAATGCTGTGGCAAGAGGTCTTGCGAGTAAAAAAACGACTACGGTTGGAGTGATCATTCCTGATATTTCAAGTATTTTCTATTCAGAATTAGCTCGTGGAATTGAAGATATTGCCACCATGTATAAATATAATATAATTTTAAGTAATTCGGACCAAAATAAAGAAAAAGAATTGCACTTACTAAATACAATGCTTGGTAAACAAGTTGATGGAATTGTATTTATGAGTGGTAACGTCACAGAAGAATTAGTCGAGCAATTTAAACGCTCTCCAGTTCCGATTGTATTAGCTGCATCTGTTGACTTAACGAATACAACACCTTCTGTTAATATTAACTACGAGCAGGCTGCATATGATGTTATTTCCATGTTGATTGAAAAAGGACATAACCGAATTGCCTATGTAGAAGGGCCAGCAGAAGAGCCTGTTAACCGCTTGAAAAAATCCGTGGGTTATCGTCGTGCTTTAGAGGATGCTGGGATTGCTTTTGATGAAGAATTGATTTTTGACGGTGATTACACATATGATTCAGGTATTGAAGCATTTGAAAAAATCGACTTGTTGTCTGAAAAACCAACGGCAATATTTGTTGGTACGGATGAAATGGCTTTAGGAGTCATTCATGGGGCTCAGGATCGAAACTATTCCATTCCAGAGGATATTGAAGTGGTTGGTTTTGATAATACAAGATTGGCAACAATGGTTCGTCCACAGTTAACAACAGTGGTACAGCCTACGTATGATATTGGTGCGGTATCTATGCGTTTACTTACAAAGTACATGAACAAAGAAGAAGTGGAAAACAACGTTGTTGAATTACCACACCGAATTGAATATAGACAATCAACTAAAAAGTAA
- a CDS encoding acetoin utilization protein AcuC, translating to MTTQNNVFIYSPAFQQYKFHHDHPFNQLRVELTYDLLKKANALKDEQIIEPRIATVEELALIHDIKYIQAVQKAGHGLLGNDEALNYGIGTEDTPIFPNMHEASSLLVGGTLTAVDYVMSGKAQHAANFGGGLHHGFRGKASGFCIYNDSSVAIRYIQEKYKARVLYIDTDAHHGDGVQWSFYDDPDVCTLSIHETGRYLFPGTGNVTERGSGKGYGYSFNIPLDAFTEDESWLHAYRTSIEEVAAFFKPDVILTQNGADAHYYDPLTHLSATMAIYHEIPKIAHEIAHKYCDGRWIAVGGGGYDIWRVVPRAWSLVWLMMNELPIPSDLPIEWMNRWKEQSPVSLPLKWSDDKGLYKPIPRKAEIEEKNSLTVEKALHPIRRL from the coding sequence ATGACCACTCAGAATAATGTTTTTATTTATTCTCCTGCTTTTCAGCAGTATAAATTTCATCATGATCATCCGTTTAACCAATTACGTGTTGAACTTACTTATGATTTACTAAAAAAGGCAAATGCTTTAAAGGATGAACAAATTATTGAACCTAGGATAGCTACAGTTGAAGAATTAGCACTTATTCATGATATAAAATACATTCAAGCTGTACAAAAAGCTGGACATGGACTACTTGGAAATGATGAAGCACTTAATTATGGCATAGGAACGGAGGATACTCCTATATTTCCAAATATGCATGAGGCAAGCTCCTTATTAGTAGGAGGTACTCTAACGGCAGTTGATTATGTCATGAGCGGGAAAGCACAGCATGCTGCTAATTTCGGTGGAGGCTTACATCACGGTTTTAGAGGAAAAGCATCCGGATTTTGTATATATAACGATAGTTCTGTTGCAATACGGTATATACAGGAGAAATATAAAGCTAGAGTGTTATATATTGATACAGATGCACACCATGGTGATGGAGTGCAATGGAGCTTTTATGATGACCCTGACGTTTGTACTCTCTCTATTCATGAAACAGGCCGTTACTTATTCCCTGGTACCGGGAATGTCACGGAAAGAGGATCTGGGAAAGGGTATGGGTATTCATTTAATATTCCACTAGATGCCTTTACTGAAGATGAATCCTGGCTTCATGCTTATCGGACTTCAATTGAAGAAGTAGCAGCTTTTTTCAAACCAGATGTTATACTTACACAAAATGGTGCAGATGCCCATTACTATGATCCTTTAACACATTTATCTGCAACCATGGCTATCTATCATGAGATTCCTAAAATAGCACATGAAATTGCTCATAAATACTGTGATGGTAGATGGATTGCTGTTGGGGGAGGTGGCTATGATATCTGGAGAGTGGTTCCTCGTGCTTGGAGTTTAGTATGGCTAATGATGAATGAGCTACCCATTCCAAGTGATCTACCGATTGAATGGATGAACAGATGGAAGGAGCAATCGCCCGTTTCATTGCCCTTAAAATGGAGTGATGATAAGGGGCTTTATAAACCTATTCCTAGAAAAGCAGAAATTGAGGAAAAAAACTCCCTCACAGTAGAAAAGGCGTTACACCCGATCCGTAGGTTATAG
- a CDS encoding acetoin utilization AcuB family protein, with translation MIVKQIMNQNVISLHPNDTIRQALETMSKNKIRHIPIVEDGDKLAGVITERDVKDASPSIFQLNLKEDFLNKEIKHVMTKDVITGHPLDFVEEIAATIIENKIGCLPILHRGSLVGLLTESDLLQTFVRLTGGDQPASHLEVKVPNKAGMLAEVSSIFCEHKVNISSVLVYPDTDPTFKILVFRVQTMNVTSIVNNLQHEGYDILWPILPENIQ, from the coding sequence ATGATTGTGAAACAAATCATGAACCAAAATGTAATTAGTCTTCATCCAAATGATACGATTCGCCAAGCTTTAGAAACCATGTCAAAGAATAAAATTCGTCATATTCCAATTGTAGAGGACGGCGATAAATTAGCGGGGGTTATAACAGAAAGAGACGTAAAGGATGCGAGTCCATCTATCTTTCAACTAAATTTGAAAGAGGATTTTTTAAATAAAGAAATAAAGCATGTTATGACGAAAGATGTGATTACAGGTCACCCTCTTGATTTTGTTGAAGAAATTGCTGCGACCATTATTGAAAATAAAATTGGATGCCTTCCTATCCTCCATCGAGGTTCACTTGTCGGTTTGCTTACCGAATCAGATCTCCTTCAGACATTCGTAAGATTAACAGGCGGAGATCAGCCAGCTTCACATTTAGAAGTAAAAGTGCCAAATAAAGCTGGAATGTTAGCAGAGGTATCCTCCATTTTCTGTGAGCATAAAGTGAATATTTCAAGTGTCCTTGTTTATCCAGACACTGATCCTACGTTTAAAATATTAGTATTCCGTGTTCAGACCATGAACGTAACATCAATTGTGAATAACCTCCAGCATGAAGGGTATGACATTTTATGGCCAATTCTTCCGGAGAATATCCAATGA